In Thermococcus sp. JdF3, a genomic segment contains:
- a CDS encoding M42 family metallopeptidase, which yields MERMIEILREILEIPSPTGYTKEVMVYIAGLLNENGVKTYFTNKGALIAGNHPEPELVVAAHVDTLGAMVKGILPNGHLSFTRVGGLHLPAFEGEYCTIITRSGKKYRGTLLLKNPSVHVNREAGKKERKEENMYIRLDELVEKKEDTEKLGIRPGDFIAFDPKFEYVNGFVKAHFLDDKASAAVMIDLMLDLGAEALEKLPVAFFFSPYEEVGHGGAGGYPPSMKELLVVDMGVVGDGVTGKETAVSIAAKDSSGPYDYEMTTKLIELAEKHEIPHVVDVFPYYGSDGSAALRAGWDVKVALIGQGVHASHGMERTHVKGMLATKDLIRAYIEERFGV from the coding sequence ATGGAAAGAATGATCGAGATTCTCAGGGAGATTCTGGAGATACCGTCCCCGACGGGCTACACGAAAGAGGTTATGGTCTACATAGCAGGACTTCTCAACGAAAACGGCGTGAAAACCTACTTCACCAACAAGGGTGCCCTGATAGCGGGCAACCATCCGGAGCCGGAGCTGGTTGTGGCGGCCCACGTTGACACCCTCGGCGCGATGGTTAAAGGAATCCTGCCAAACGGACACCTGAGCTTCACGAGAGTAGGCGGCCTGCACCTTCCGGCCTTCGAGGGCGAGTACTGCACGATAATCACCCGCTCGGGGAAGAAGTACCGCGGAACGCTCCTTCTCAAGAACCCCAGCGTCCACGTGAACAGGGAAGCTGGAAAGAAGGAGCGCAAGGAGGAGAACATGTACATCCGCCTGGATGAGCTCGTCGAGAAGAAGGAAGATACAGAGAAGCTCGGCATAAGACCGGGTGACTTCATAGCCTTCGACCCGAAGTTCGAGTACGTCAATGGCTTCGTCAAGGCCCACTTTCTCGACGACAAGGCCAGCGCCGCAGTGATGATAGACCTGATGCTCGATTTGGGTGCCGAGGCCCTTGAAAAGCTCCCGGTGGCGTTCTTCTTCTCGCCCTACGAGGAGGTCGGACACGGGGGCGCGGGCGGTTATCCACCTAGCATGAAGGAGCTCCTCGTCGTCGACATGGGCGTCGTTGGCGATGGCGTCACGGGTAAGGAAACCGCGGTATCGATAGCGGCCAAGGACTCAAGCGGCCCGTATGACTACGAGATGACGACGAAACTCATCGAGCTGGCCGAGAAGCACGAGATCCCCCACGTCGTTGATGTATTCCCCTACTATGGCTCCGACGGCTCGGCGGCGCTCAGGGCAGGCTGGGACGTTAAGGTCGCCCTCATCGGCCAGGGAGTGCATGCGAGCCACGGCATGGAGCGGACGCACGTCAAGGGCATGCTCGCGACGAAGGACCTCATCAGGGCTTACATAGAGGAGCGGTTCGGGGTTTAA
- a CDS encoding SPFH domain-containing protein, whose product MVQVIEWVNPGEDEIIWRYPNEVIKWGAQLIVHEYEVAVFMRDGKIYDVLGPGRHTLTTQNLPLLYRLVGGSNSPFKATVIFVSMKQFQGRYGGETQTRELAPVKYYGVYWFKVADPVLFITEVVGGQSLYDTADVTKFIRAYFNEGMMKHLSAYSIVDLFQNLDMVSTQVKVKLMEDFRRLGLELVDVKIEGVNTTDEWRQRLFWIMQTGNAQYVMQMDTAKQVAAELGKSEGAAIGTGMVVMPQLLQQPAQPAQPAQPYAGGGVPPAGYQQPAQPGAPAQPAGRQEICPYCGKQIPPGARFCPYCGHQIHRCPNGHIVPEGAKFCPVCGVKIE is encoded by the coding sequence ATGGTGCAGGTCATAGAGTGGGTGAACCCCGGAGAGGACGAGATAATCTGGCGCTACCCCAACGAGGTCATCAAGTGGGGCGCCCAGCTGATAGTCCACGAGTACGAGGTAGCGGTCTTCATGCGCGACGGCAAGATCTACGACGTTCTCGGCCCGGGAAGGCACACGCTGACGACGCAGAATCTGCCACTCCTCTACAGGCTCGTCGGCGGTTCAAACAGCCCGTTTAAGGCGACGGTAATTTTCGTCAGCATGAAGCAGTTCCAGGGGCGCTACGGAGGAGAAACGCAGACGAGGGAGCTTGCCCCAGTCAAGTACTACGGTGTCTACTGGTTCAAGGTCGCTGACCCCGTTCTCTTCATCACCGAGGTCGTCGGTGGCCAGAGCCTCTACGACACTGCTGACGTCACCAAGTTTATTCGCGCCTACTTCAACGAGGGCATGATGAAGCACCTCAGCGCCTACTCAATCGTCGACCTCTTCCAGAACCTCGACATGGTCAGCACGCAGGTCAAGGTCAAGCTCATGGAGGACTTCCGCAGGCTCGGCCTTGAACTGGTCGACGTCAAGATTGAAGGGGTGAACACGACCGACGAGTGGCGCCAGAGGCTCTTCTGGATAATGCAGACAGGAAACGCCCAGTATGTCATGCAGATGGACACCGCGAAGCAGGTCGCGGCGGAGCTTGGGAAGAGCGAGGGGGCCGCGATAGGCACGGGAATGGTGGTGATGCCCCAGCTCCTTCAGCAGCCGGCTCAACCAGCCCAGCCGGCGCAGCCCTACGCTGGTGGAGGCGTTCCGCCGGCAGGATACCAGCAGCCGGCCCAGCCGGGGGCACCAGCTCAACCTGCGGGACGGCAGGAAATCTGCCCCTACTGCGGCAAGCAGATTCCGCCCGGAGCGAGGTTCTGTCCTTACTGTGGGCACCAGATACACCGCTGTCCCAACGGCCACATAGTTCCTGAGGGAGCGAAGTTCTGTCCAGTCTGCGGTGTGAAGATCGAGTGA
- a CDS encoding MMPL family transporter: MAWNEWIVKHAKAIVALWIIVVIAAMPLAAKLNDLTNYSMDQFLPKDVESVKVQDTLAKEFPEFATSDNQTYMIVSGVDVNDPATRDAYERFKAEARPYGSNFTSYYDAVDLLHNRSYEIALNLTRTTANLTGIFYSSAINASSTYGTLLTQIENLSSQARTLNETVPELAGAYLSLDANLTELYNRSIALRQALNQTDLAYVELHRNLTKASEQLKALNSTIADLNAGLYNLSDSYAGTYLGTIGAYDALVQAGAYERGLDEATAQAIATQLGVPVEFVYAVYNATYPAYSTYGASAITDGFLANVTREILVSQISDPMQRNLAEAYSVAFYRGVVAFDEQAGSDYALIQLGESAVRPVDEIAGEALKNLPLVIEEAGGSYEVPGFGEVPASTLAQIVNASIGLGKNPGASAVESAAIEVAKALMTGSPLLEMPNADEILRTLLVYGPTKELETNLLAGALEEKLPGEQRSLAEPIAKTVVSFDTNATGVLARNPEMLKEATVSLLAEILKGMGVELPEETISQVYDSQGDVEPIARGLLIQKTSEEVGSEEVAETIVDTVLKNPEELAAGAGVEGAVKEIITSLAGDVPIDIGKAVEDVYAGKSPEEIAYSLFEQGVDEKLANVSAPEDVKETLRELMLTVARDYPMSDSEVETLVKEKTVKLVEKFVGEINLGVPLHINATELVNIAFQFRDEPGSITREDVKPIEEQIYPSIYSLAKSYIGMLKSTDNRTMLILFIPKGLEGVSDLEKQSKAQYESSLKVKEIAVKEFGAVSPKVEAYVTGTPVQTYEAIKYGKEDNDKTTKFSIVGALLVLLILMGVALLATLLPFTGVATATLTALGILYLLAKGDYLDVGSWAQMLTVTTALGLGIDYSTYYLHRFREYLAEGYDHNKAASEALKRAKDAVLASASTDIIAFASFILAWEFPIFKTIGMIAPLAVIVVLLASLTLIPAITVLIGDKPAFWWPRHIEHHLSRVDLHERSRIAEWAVKHAKVVVLVALLVAVPAAYNFVNFNGTHDIKLFIPKDSETYNFLQLSESTVGAGVTSPTYVVIDLGHPVGDGDLKTINELAGRISKVEGVEYVYTVTQPYGRQVNVSVDELKSLGGNRYISEDGTKVLIQVTGKYEATDDRSKDMVREIRDIVKEEEKSGAIKSGMVGGSTALALDLSDLINDVFWHRIFPVALLLMFLSLIPTLKGLPAVITTIGTIAVGVLLSITVSSWLFERVFGQQVMWFLPMMVFIVLMGVGIDYNSFYLVKARDEFERRSARDALVVAAGTMDTLVVGLAAVLAVTYGSLMTGATWGIREIGFALAVGVLLTATAAVYFIGPATMALFGEKAWWPLHKAERKEKDKK; this comes from the coding sequence ATGGCTTGGAACGAGTGGATAGTGAAGCACGCAAAGGCCATCGTGGCCCTCTGGATTATCGTGGTCATAGCGGCGATGCCGCTGGCTGCAAAGCTGAACGACCTCACCAACTACAGCATGGACCAGTTCCTGCCCAAGGACGTGGAGTCCGTCAAGGTTCAGGACACCCTGGCCAAGGAGTTCCCTGAGTTCGCGACCAGCGACAACCAGACGTACATGATAGTGAGCGGAGTGGACGTGAACGACCCCGCGACGCGGGATGCCTATGAGCGCTTCAAGGCCGAGGCAAGGCCCTACGGCTCGAATTTCACCTCCTACTACGATGCCGTTGACCTGCTCCACAACAGGTCCTATGAGATAGCCCTAAACCTCACCAGAACGACCGCCAACCTGACCGGAATCTTTTACAGCTCGGCCATCAACGCCAGCAGCACTTACGGAACCCTTCTCACCCAGATTGAAAACCTGAGCAGTCAGGCCAGGACACTCAACGAGACCGTTCCGGAGCTGGCAGGAGCTTATCTTTCGCTCGATGCCAACCTCACAGAGCTCTACAACAGGAGCATTGCCCTCCGGCAAGCGCTCAACCAGACGGATTTGGCCTACGTTGAACTCCACCGGAACCTCACCAAAGCGAGTGAACAGCTCAAAGCCCTCAACTCTACGATAGCTGATCTTAACGCTGGCCTCTACAACCTGAGCGATAGCTACGCGGGAACATACCTCGGAACGATAGGGGCCTACGACGCCCTCGTCCAGGCTGGGGCCTACGAGAGGGGCCTCGATGAGGCAACGGCACAGGCAATAGCTACTCAGCTCGGCGTTCCGGTTGAGTTCGTCTACGCGGTCTACAACGCCACCTACCCAGCCTACTCGACATATGGAGCAAGTGCGATAACCGATGGTTTCCTTGCCAACGTCACCAGGGAAATCCTCGTGAGCCAGATAAGCGACCCGATGCAGAGGAACCTCGCGGAGGCATACTCGGTTGCCTTCTACAGGGGAGTTGTGGCGTTTGACGAGCAAGCGGGCAGTGATTACGCCCTCATTCAGCTCGGCGAGAGCGCGGTTAGGCCCGTTGATGAGATAGCAGGCGAGGCCCTCAAAAACCTCCCGCTCGTCATCGAGGAAGCGGGTGGGAGCTACGAAGTTCCGGGCTTCGGTGAGGTTCCCGCCAGCACGCTGGCTCAAATTGTCAACGCCTCGATAGGCCTTGGAAAGAACCCGGGCGCTTCAGCTGTCGAGAGCGCGGCAATCGAGGTCGCGAAGGCCCTCATGACTGGAAGCCCTCTCCTCGAAATGCCCAACGCCGACGAGATACTGAGAACCCTCCTCGTTTACGGTCCGACGAAGGAGCTGGAGACTAACCTGCTCGCCGGTGCGCTTGAGGAGAAACTGCCCGGGGAGCAGAGGTCTCTGGCGGAACCGATAGCCAAAACGGTTGTAAGCTTTGACACCAACGCGACCGGAGTTCTGGCCAGGAATCCCGAGATGCTCAAAGAGGCAACGGTCTCGTTGCTGGCTGAGATTCTCAAGGGCATGGGTGTTGAACTCCCGGAGGAGACTATAAGCCAGGTTTACGACTCACAGGGGGACGTTGAACCGATTGCGAGGGGGCTTTTGATACAGAAGACCTCCGAGGAGGTTGGGAGCGAGGAGGTCGCTGAAACCATCGTTGACACCGTCCTCAAGAACCCTGAGGAACTCGCAGCTGGAGCCGGGGTAGAGGGAGCAGTCAAGGAGATAATCACGAGCCTGGCCGGAGACGTCCCGATAGACATTGGCAAAGCTGTGGAGGATGTTTACGCCGGTAAAAGCCCGGAAGAAATAGCCTACAGCCTGTTTGAGCAGGGGGTTGATGAGAAGCTCGCCAACGTCAGCGCGCCGGAGGACGTCAAGGAAACGCTGAGGGAGCTAATGCTGACCGTTGCCAGGGATTACCCGATGAGCGACTCCGAGGTAGAGACCCTCGTGAAGGAGAAAACGGTGAAGCTCGTCGAGAAGTTCGTGGGGGAGATTAACCTTGGAGTTCCGCTCCACATAAACGCGACCGAGCTTGTGAACATCGCATTCCAATTCAGAGATGAACCGGGGAGTATAACCAGAGAAGACGTCAAGCCCATAGAGGAGCAGATTTACCCGTCCATTTACAGCCTCGCAAAGAGCTACATCGGCATGCTCAAGAGCACGGACAACAGAACCATGCTGATTCTCTTCATTCCAAAGGGCCTCGAAGGAGTCAGCGACCTGGAGAAGCAGAGTAAGGCACAGTACGAGAGCTCGCTGAAGGTTAAGGAAATAGCTGTGAAGGAGTTCGGAGCGGTCTCGCCGAAAGTCGAGGCCTACGTAACCGGAACGCCCGTTCAGACCTACGAGGCCATTAAATACGGAAAGGAGGACAACGACAAGACTACGAAGTTCAGCATCGTTGGGGCGCTCCTCGTGCTCCTTATCCTGATGGGGGTGGCGCTGCTAGCGACGCTCCTGCCCTTCACCGGCGTCGCCACCGCAACGCTCACCGCGCTGGGAATACTCTACCTGCTCGCGAAGGGTGACTACCTCGACGTTGGAAGCTGGGCCCAGATGCTCACCGTCACGACGGCACTCGGCCTTGGAATAGACTACTCCACCTACTACCTGCACAGGTTCAGGGAGTATCTCGCTGAAGGCTACGACCACAACAAAGCCGCAAGCGAAGCCCTGAAGAGAGCAAAAGATGCCGTCCTCGCCAGTGCCTCAACGGACATCATAGCCTTCGCAAGCTTTATCCTGGCATGGGAGTTCCCGATATTCAAGACCATCGGCATGATAGCGCCCCTGGCGGTCATCGTAGTCCTCCTCGCCAGCCTGACCTTAATTCCGGCGATAACCGTCCTCATAGGCGACAAACCGGCATTCTGGTGGCCGAGACACATCGAACACCACCTCAGCAGGGTGGACCTCCATGAGAGGAGCAGAATCGCGGAGTGGGCCGTCAAGCACGCCAAGGTGGTTGTCCTCGTGGCTCTCCTCGTGGCGGTTCCGGCGGCCTACAACTTCGTCAACTTCAACGGAACCCACGACATAAAGCTCTTCATTCCCAAGGACAGCGAGACCTACAACTTCCTCCAGCTCAGCGAGAGCACGGTCGGTGCGGGCGTTACCTCCCCGACCTACGTGGTTATAGACCTCGGGCACCCGGTTGGCGACGGCGACCTCAAGACCATCAACGAGCTCGCGGGGAGGATTTCAAAGGTGGAAGGCGTTGAGTACGTCTACACCGTGACCCAGCCCTACGGAAGGCAGGTGAACGTCAGCGTGGACGAGCTGAAGAGCCTTGGCGGAAACCGCTACATCTCGGAAGACGGCACCAAGGTACTGATTCAGGTAACAGGGAAGTACGAGGCCACCGACGACCGCTCCAAGGACATGGTGAGGGAGATAAGGGATATAGTGAAAGAAGAGGAGAAGTCGGGAGCGATAAAGTCCGGAATGGTTGGCGGAAGCACTGCACTGGCGCTCGACCTCAGCGACCTCATCAACGACGTCTTCTGGCACAGGATATTCCCGGTGGCGCTCCTGCTGATGTTCCTGTCCCTCATACCGACCCTCAAGGGACTGCCCGCGGTCATAACCACCATAGGCACCATAGCCGTCGGAGTGCTCCTCAGCATAACGGTCTCCAGCTGGCTCTTTGAGAGGGTCTTCGGCCAGCAGGTCATGTGGTTCCTGCCCATGATGGTCTTCATAGTGCTCATGGGAGTCGGCATAGACTACAACAGCTTCTACCTGGTCAAAGCCAGGGACGAGTTCGAGCGCAGGAGCGCGAGGGACGCGCTGGTGGTCGCGGCAGGAACGATGGACACCCTCGTCGTCGGCCTCGCCGCTGTGCTGGCGGTAACCTACGGCTCGCTGATGACCGGGGCGACGTGGGGAATAAGGGAGATAGGCTTCGCACTGGCCGTTGGTGTCCTGCTGACCGCCACGGCGGCGGTCTACTTCATCGGCCCGGCCACGATGGCTCTCTTCGGTGAAAAGGCCTGGTGGCCCCTGCACAAGGCGGAGAGGAAAGAGAAGGATAAAAAGTAA
- a CDS encoding AEC family transporter, which produces MNIAEMLALIAVGYVLKRLIKSEKPFDYLRILVNDVLLALFIFGNVASKDLNYLLSIKTVFLYVFLIIAISLSTSYLYGRFFLKGDPWAGALMVLSVYPNTAALGFPIASLFLDDITPAILYSTTNSMIVIPIVTFIAAHYSSGGANVKDSFLKALKFPPTVANLFALALVIAGVRIPSQILEPIRTVGWLSIPLLIIYFGSRITLRSFDWRKLAEVGAFRIAIPFTFVFLTLRWAAPGVFYSVLVEASMPPAIAANAILAQYRLKAEEAISVTFVLTLLVIGLFMVLKAFL; this is translated from the coding sequence ATGAACATCGCCGAGATGCTCGCCCTTATAGCGGTCGGCTACGTCCTCAAGAGGCTGATTAAATCGGAGAAGCCCTTTGACTACCTACGTATTCTGGTGAACGACGTTCTCCTTGCCCTGTTCATCTTCGGGAACGTGGCGAGCAAGGACCTGAACTACCTCCTGAGCATAAAGACGGTCTTTCTCTACGTCTTCCTGATAATCGCGATAAGCCTTTCAACCTCCTACCTCTACGGCAGATTCTTTCTCAAGGGCGACCCCTGGGCCGGTGCGCTCATGGTTCTCTCGGTCTACCCCAACACGGCCGCCCTCGGCTTCCCTATAGCGAGCCTGTTCCTCGACGACATAACGCCCGCGATACTCTACTCCACGACCAACTCGATGATAGTCATCCCAATCGTCACCTTCATAGCGGCCCACTACTCCAGCGGAGGCGCGAACGTTAAGGACAGCTTTCTGAAGGCGCTGAAGTTCCCGCCGACGGTGGCGAACCTCTTCGCCCTTGCACTCGTCATAGCCGGTGTTCGGATTCCGAGCCAAATCCTTGAGCCGATAAGAACCGTCGGCTGGCTCAGCATACCTCTGCTTATCATCTACTTCGGCTCGCGGATAACGCTGAGAAGCTTCGACTGGCGCAAGCTCGCGGAGGTCGGGGCCTTTCGGATAGCGATTCCCTTCACCTTCGTTTTCCTTACCCTCCGCTGGGCGGCTCCGGGCGTCTTCTACTCGGTCCTCGTCGAGGCCTCGATGCCCCCAGCTATAGCGGCCAACGCGATTCTAGCCCAGTACCGCCTGAAGGCCGAGGAGGCGATAAGCGTCACCTTCGTGCTGACCCTGCTCGTCATAGGACTCTTCATGGTTCTCAAAGCCTTCCTGTGA
- a CDS encoding type II toxin-antitoxin system VapC family toxin, with amino-acid sequence MLDSNVVLKHLFGEWNISELLALTEPYYNDIVYSEVLYLIIRNESGERPFTLKKKPELVVKSSQAIKPALKLFEVLNYSPISEHTLWEAEKLIERYGLLPGDAIILANCIEMGLDALLTWDSDLLRVNDEISKCMITTPAEYLLL; translated from the coding sequence ATGCTCGACTCAAACGTTGTACTGAAACACCTCTTCGGCGAGTGGAATATCTCCGAGCTTCTCGCCCTTACGGAGCCGTATTACAACGATATCGTTTATTCCGAAGTTTTGTACCTGATCATCCGAAATGAAAGTGGCGAGAGACCATTTACCCTCAAAAAGAAACCGGAACTTGTTGTTAAATCATCACAGGCCATAAAACCCGCTCTCAAGCTGTTTGAAGTTCTCAATTACTCGCCAATAAGCGAGCACACGTTGTGGGAAGCTGAAAAACTCATTGAGCGCTACGGTCTCCTTCCCGGGGATGCCATAATATTGGCCAACTGCATTGAAATGGGACTCGATGCGCTTTTGACGTGGGACTCGGACCTCCTTCGGGTGAACGACGAAATTTCCAAGTGCATGATAACCACACCCGCTGAATACCTTCTCCTTTAG
- a CDS encoding type II toxin-antitoxin system VapC family toxin, whose protein sequence is MDSNVFIEALKGDGEAEDILSRLLRSDWRVFINDVVFSEVMYHFIRIRAGPYWSAKKNPEKVSKAVEEFERVVLPMLAIPDFLEVNYDISTIALRVSKTYGLLPNDALILATAEYYGVDTLVSLDRDFKSACRGEGIKLVTSIKEL, encoded by the coding sequence GTGGATAGCAACGTTTTCATCGAGGCACTCAAAGGGGACGGTGAGGCAGAGGACATACTTTCACGCCTCCTGCGCTCGGACTGGAGGGTCTTCATAAACGACGTTGTCTTCAGCGAGGTCATGTACCACTTCATACGCATAAGGGCTGGTCCATACTGGAGCGCCAAGAAGAACCCTGAAAAAGTCTCCAAGGCCGTCGAGGAGTTCGAGAGGGTCGTGCTCCCCATGCTCGCGATTCCCGATTTCCTTGAAGTGAACTACGACATCTCTACAATAGCCCTCCGCGTATCAAAGACATACGGCCTGCTTCCGAACGATGCACTCATACTCGCGACGGCCGAGTACTACGGCGTTGATACCCTCGTATCCCTCGACCGGGACTTTAAGAGCGCCTGTAGGGGAGAGGGAATTAAGCTGGTGACATCTATTAAAGAACTGTAG